The uncultured Fusobacterium sp. DNA window AGGAGGAAAAGTTTTGAATTCATGGCTTTTAGCTCCCTCTAAAGAAATAACGAAGCAGTTAGGAGCAAATGTTACTGCTAAGATAGCAAATGCATTTAGAACACCAGGAACATTAATCTGGGGAGGAGCTGCAACAAATAATGTAGCTAAAATATTAAGAAATAATGCAATTGTAGGAATAGCAACATTTACATTGTTATCTAGTTTTGATGTAATAGAGCTTTTTAGAGGAAGAATTTCTGCAACTCAATTATTTAAAAATATGACTAAAATAGCTGGTGGAATAGCTGGAGGAGCTGCGGGTTACATGGGAGGAGTTGCTGCTGGAGCAGCTATAGGAGGGGTTGTTCCAATTATAGGAAATGTTGTTGGTGGACTTATTGGAGGACTTATTGGTGCTATAGGAGGAGGAACTCTTGGTGAAAGTGTGACAGATAGTATTGTTAGTAGTATTATAGAGGATGATGTAGAAGAAATGTTAAGAATTATTCAAAATAATTTCACAACTCTTGCTAATAATTACTTATTGAATAAACAAGAAGGAGAAAAAATTGTAGATTTATTAAAATATAAATTAACTGCTGATACTTTAAAGGATATGTATTCATCAAATAATAGAAATAAATTTGCTCAAAACTTGATTGAACCATTAGTAGAAAAGGTTGTAAAAACTAGAAAGAAAATTTATATTCCAAGTAATGAACTTATGATTGATGGAATAAAAAGAGCTTTTAATAATTAATAAAAGTAAGGAATTTAAATATGAAAAATCAAAGGATATTAGATATATACTTAAGATTACTCAATAATAAAGAGGTGAATAGAAAAAAACTAGCTAAAGAATATGAAGTTAGTGAAAGAAGTATTCATAGAGATATTAGTGACTTAAGAACCTTTCTTGTATCAACTAATAGTCTGTCAGAAATCATATATGATGATAAGACTAATAGTTATGTTTTAATCAATGAAGATAATCAAAAGCTTAATAATAGTGAAATTTTAGCTGTATGTAAAATTCTTTTAGATAGTAGAGCTTTTTTAAAAGAGGAAATGATTACCATTATAAATAAGCTTATGAAACAATGTATTCCTATAGAAAATTATGCAAAAGTGAGTAAGTTAGTAGAGAATGAAAAATTTCATTATATGGAACTTCAGCATAAAAAAAGTTTTATTAATGATATATGGGAGCTTGGCGAAGCAATACAAAATCATTATAAAATAGAAGTTGAATATATGAGGATGGATAAGAAAAAAGTTAAAAGAATTATCCAACCAGTAGGTATAATGTTTTCTGAGTATTACTTTTATCTTTTAGGACATATTGAAAATATTGATAAAGATAAATGTTTTGAAAATAAAGAAGATATTTTTCCTACAATCTATAGACTTGATAGAATACAAAACTATAAAATCTTAAATGAACATTTTTCTATAATCTATAAAAATAGATTTGAAGAGGGAGAATTTAGAAAAAGAGTTCAATTTATGACTGGAGGGAAATTAAAAAAACTTACTTTTAAATATAAAGGAAATTCGTTAGAAGCTGTATTAGATAAGATACCTACTGCTGAAATATTAGAACAACAAGAGGAATATACAGTTATTAGTGCTGAGGTTTTTGGAAATGGTATTGATAGATGGATACTAAGCCAAGGTAAAGATATTGAGATATTAGAAAATAAAAAATAAAAAAATTATACCCTATGTCAATTATTGGCATAGGGTATTTGTATAATATAGGTAAGAAAATGATTTAATGAGGTGGGAATTATGAAAGCATGTAAGAACTGTAGATTTTTCAATGGTAAGGTGTGTGATATAACAGGATATAATAGAACTCCTAGTTCAAGCTGTATTCATTTTGCTAGTAATATTTCAAGTGACAATAGTAAGAAATGCAAAGATTGTAGATTTTTTAATGGTAAAACTTGTAATATGACAGGATATAAAAGAGTTCCATCAGCTAGTTGTATTCATTTTAGTCTATATAGATAAAGGGGGAATTGATATGGAAAGGTTTTCAGATAAATTTATAGCTTTATTAAATGAAGTATATGAGGAAGAAAAAAATAATTTAATTCTTAAAGAAACAGAGAAAATAAAGTTAGAAAAAGAGAAACTACTACAAGAAAATGAAATTTTGAAAAGAGAAATAAAGGAATTTTTTAGAGAAAAAGAGAATATAACAAGAGAAATAGAAAATTTAAGAAAAAGATTTGAAACTAAATACTCTTCAAAAGATGAGCAATTAAAAGAAATGAAAGAAATAGGATATAATCAAGGTTATGAGAAAGCCGAAAATAAATATTTACTGTATAAAGATACTTTAAAAAGAATAAGAAAAAATACTCATTATTTAGAGTTGATTTTAAAACTAGTTTATTATATAAATGAGAAAAATATTACCTTAGAAGTTCAAGATTATTTAGATAGTTTATTCATAATACTAACTTTTGATGAAAAAGAAAAGATAGAGAATTTTATAGAAACTTTATATAAGAAAGATGAGTTTATAGATGAAATTATTGAAGATATGAAAAAATTAGATGGAGCTAGTTTATTTAAAATAGGAGAAATCCTTAGTGAGTTAGCTACATTTAGTAAATTATCAATAAGTTCAAGTCAAGTTAGTAGATTTAAAAAAGCTATGGAGTGCTATGATATAGCTAGAAAAATATAATCTAAAAATAACGAGTTAATTAGGAGGAATTAAAATGCTAGTAAAATTAAATATAAATAATGAAGTATATAAAGATATCTATAGTTTCAATTTTGCTAATAGTAAAGTATCTATTAATAAAACTATGTTTAATTGGAAACATGGAGGAAACACTATTGTAAATATTCAATTAGATAATCCATCTGATTCTGACATACTTGGGCTAAGAATATTAAAAAACCATTGTCAATTTCTTAGTAGAATAATGAATAATTATGTAAATTTAGAAAGACCATGTACATTAGAAGTAAAAATAATGAATCCTGATAGTTTACAAGATATTGACCTTGAATTAAGCTCATATTTAAATAATAAACATATGATTAAATTTAATTGGAATATTAAATCTAAATTATACAATAACTCTGATATTGATACTTCTGAACAGATAAAAAAATTGACCAATTTTTCAATAGATGAGTTTAATAATTATGGGCAATCAATTAATATTGACTTATTTGCTAATAAAATAGGAATTGACTCAAATATGATTTTATTAACTCAACTAACTGATACTAATATTCCTCAATCAATTACTAGTATTGAAGATGTTAAAAAAGTTTTATTCCTTTTATTAGGTTACAATGCTTTAGGAAAATTAAAAGAATTTGAAATAGCTTACCTGATTAAAGTTTTAAATAATCTATAGAATTTTTGATAATAAAAAATTAAATAAATTTTAGGTGGAATTATGAAATTAACCAAATTTTTTAAAGAATATAAAGAAAATATAGAAATCATAGAGATACTTGGAGAAAATTACTATTACTCTTGTGAAAAGCTTGATAAAGTAATATTAGATGAGGATAGAATAAAAATAGATAATCTAACTATAGCACTGGAAGGAGTTCCACAAATAAAAGAAGAGGTTAATAATGAGCAAAAAATATATATCTATTTATACAGTGATTTTGCTATTAAATTTACAATGAAAAAGATAGTAAAATTAATAGATTTATTGAGATATAGAAAGTCAGATATTCAAAAAATAGAGGTTATTGGAGATAACTTTTATTTTCCATGTACCAATAGTTCAAATATTATTATTAAAGGAGATTCTAACCCTATTATGTTATCAATTGATAGATTTATAATAACTCTTGAGAGAGAAGAACTATCAAAAGGAGTTTTAGAACAAGAAGATAATATCTATACATATGATTGTAAAAACTTTGAACTTAAGATAACTATAACTAAGATAGTTAAACCAATAAGAGTAAGTAATCCTTGGGAAAATCTTAAAAATATCTTGAAACTACAAGAGTAGAAGATTGACAATTCATATTCAATAAGCTAATATCCTATTACAAGGAGAGTGATATTATGAAAAGAATAATTAGCTTTTTATTGTTTTTAACTTTGGTTTTAGTAGGCTGTACTAGTGATGAAGATTATATTAATACAACTAAATCTATAACTTTTGCTAATGGACAAACTGTAGAACAGTATATAGACAATAATATTAAAGCTGGAGAAATGTATAAACTTAATGATTCAAGTTTATTTATGAACGAAGGAATACTATTCTTAATGAACTTTGGTAGTAAAGATGAAATTATATATTTATTAGAACAAGGTGGAGTAACTATTCCAGAAAATATAACTTCTACTAAATGGGAAATAGAAGGAGAAACTAAAGATGGTAAAGTTGTAATAGCTTCTAATGATAATATAAGAGTAAAGATAGAAACAGTTAAAAATGGAGATTATATTGAAGTTAGTACAGATAAAATTTTAACTTATGATAAAGCTAGTAATAAAATGATAACTCAAGAGGAATTAAACGGAGCATTAGAACTATATAATCTAGCTTTAAAACATGGATATAGTAATTCTAATAAACAAATAGAATATAAAAGATTTGATGAACAAGCAGTTTTAGAAAATAAAGATGGAGTTTATACTTTAGAGTATTATCCAAGTGGTAGAGTAAAATATTTATCTGATGATATAATGATTTATTTAGAATTAGAAGATAGAAGTTATATAAAAGAGATAGCAGAATCTTTAGTTTATCTTGATGGAGAAATAGAGAAATATACTGATGAAAGTATAAATAAGTTTGTAGACTTCTCTTATGAGTTAGAGTATAAAATAATAGCAGAAAAACTTAATAAGAAAATAACAGAAGAAGATAAAAAACAAATTCAAAAATTAGAAGAAAAAGCTAACAAAGTATTTGATAAATTACAAAATCAAGTAGATAAAATAAGTCAAAATTAATTGAACAAGTGAATATGTATATAAAAAGAAAGATTGAATAAAATCAGTCTTTCTTTTTTTTATTACAACAATATACACGTATATAACTTATAGAAAGGAGATATTAACTATGAGTAAAAAACTAACTTATAGAAGTTCTAGTAAAGGAATAGCAGAACAATATGGAATAAGTCTATCAAAGAAAATGTTAAATGAAATGAATATTACTCCTACTAGTAGAGAAGTAAACATTAAATTTGATAGTAAACATAAGGCTATAATCATTACTAAAAAGACTAACAATACTTAGTCATACCCCCACATCCTTGGGGGTATAACAATTTAATGGTTTAATTTAATAAAATTCATTTTATTAAATTTTGGTTAAAATCACTTAAAAAACAGTAAAAATACTGTAAAATAAGTGATTTTTTTTAATTTTATCATCAGTGAGCAGGAAAAATGAGTGCAATCTGACTTATAGGGAAGATTGCACGATATTACTGCTCACTGAAATTATAAAGAATTTATATATTAAAAAGGAGGTATCTATAATGGATACAATAGAAATAAGATTAAATTTAAAGAAAGGATTAGAGTTTGATACTATTAATCAATTAAGGACTGTTATTACTTCACTTACAAGTAAAAAAGGAGGATATAGATATTGTGATGTACTGGAAATATCACCTAAAGGAAATTTAATAGTAAAAATTTCATATCCTAGATATTTTGCAGGAACTAATGCTTTTTTAATAGGAAGTAGAAATGATTGTATTAAAGTTCAAACTGATTTTATAAATTCAATTTTCAGTGATGTTTACTGGGCAAGTATAATAGAAGATATTACTTTAACTAGAGTAGATATTCCATTTACTTATTGGATGAAACAAGATGAAAGTTTTGCTAGTTATCAAAATATCTTCTATATATTTGCTTTTGTTTATGCTAGAAAAAAAGAAAATGCTAGAACTAAAGCATATATGGATTTACAAAATAGAAATTTTGAAACTCTAATTTATAGTCCTAATGGTTGTGTAGGAAAAGGTGCTAATAATAAATTAGAGGTATATAACCAAGCTCTTAACTTAAGAAATAAATTAGAAGATGAAGCTTGGTATAATGTTGTTAATACATATGAAGATTTACCAACAAGAATAAGAATGGAAGTATCTAAGAGAATAAGAAGAAGAAAGAATTTTTCTCCAAATGAATTTGCTACCTTTGATATTTTAGGAACATACTTTGAAGAGTATAAGAGATATGTTTTAGATAATGTCCTAGATTTCAATGTAATTGATAAATTATATAATAATTGGGCATATGAGTTATCATTAAAACTAAGTGAAGCTAGAAAAATAAAAGGATTTAATTATGGTAAATTCTTTTATCAAAATCAGCCAATAATTTATGATTATGAAATTGTAAGAAGAGCATTAGGAATAGGAATTGATAATATTAATACTCGTGAAAATGCTATCACTAGAGTAAGACAAGTTTTAATACAATATGAAAATACACATAATATTATTTTAATGGATGTGTATGGTACTTTGAAAAAAATAGAAGCACAAATAAAAACGACATATTTACTTGATTAAAAAATAAAGTAGGTAGTGACACTATGTCATTACCTATTTTACATATTATGATAATATTCATGATAAAATTTGTTTCAAATATTTTAATCAATCTAATATTTTTTATGAAATCCAATGTATATATTCATAATGAATATATACATTGGAAAATCAAAAAAGTCAAGTTTTTCTTTTATATATCTCTCATATTTTTATTATATAATCATATATTATAATGTTGTGATATAATACTGATGATAATATATAATAAGGAGAAGAGAGGAAATGGAGTATTCATTTACACAACTTGAGAAAGAATTTGATAGATTAGGAATAGAATTAACAGATGAAAAATTAGTAGGATTAAATTTATTATCTAGTGATGGAAAGATAACTTATGAGGGAATATTACTATCAGACCAATGTACTCATAAAATAAAGCTTATAGATTATCCAGATGATGGGAAGGTAGAAGTGGTTACTGGTTCTTTAATAACTCAATATATAACTCTGAAAGAAAAAATGATACAAATATCAACTGAAATGAAATATCCTGTAAAAGCAGTACTGGAAGTTATTAAAAATATGATTCTACATAGAGATTACACTTACAATGGAGATTCTATCATAAGAATATATAAAGATAGGATAGAGTTTACCTCTTTAGGTGGGTTAATAGGTAATTTAACAGTTGAAGGAATAAGGTTAGGGATATCAGTACCAAGAAATCTTAGTCTAATGAAAGTATTTCAAGAAGTAGGTTTTACTAAAGGGAATGGAGAGGGAATCCAAGAGATGTTATCAGCATATAAAGAATATAAAGTAAAACCAGTATTTAAATCTATAGGTGGAGTATTCCAAGTTATTTTACCTAAACCAGAGTACACACTTAATGGTAAGATTGTAAGTGATAAATATAGAAAAGTATTAGAGTTTATGGAAAGAAAAGGAACAGCAACAAATAAGGAAATACAGGAACACTTAAACCTTAAGAGTACAAGTGTTGTGAACTATCTTAAAGAGATGTTAGAGTTGAAGTTGATAGAAAAGATTAGAGAAGGTAGAAATATCAGCTATAAGATAAAAACATCAAAATAGTTGGAAACCGTGAGATTTAAGCTAAAAAATATATTAGAAAACGTGAAAAATTATAAATTTAAAGTTGAATTGCTATCAGTGATAGTATAGGATATTATGATGTTAAGTTGTATTAGAGTAGGGTTAGGATTGATAGAGTAGTAGAAACATAAGGAAGAAATCTTAGTTATAAAATAAAATATGGATTTTCTTTATAGTATGGTATAATAAATATCATATATCTAAAGAAAGGAGAGTAATATAGCTATGAAAAAAGTACCTATTGCAGTAGAGGAGTTTAAAAAAATAATTGAAGAAAATTATTATTATATAGATAAGACAAAATTTATAGAAGATGTATTAAATGATGGAGCAGAAGTAAAGTTGTTTTGTCGTCCTAGAAGATTTGGAAAGACACTTAATATGTCTACGCTTAAATATTTCTTTGATATAGAAAATAAAGATGAGAATAGAAAGTTATTCAATGGCTTATATATAGAAAACTCTCCATTAATAGATGAGCAAGGAAAATATCCTGT harbors:
- a CDS encoding transcriptional regulator, whose translation is MKNQRILDIYLRLLNNKEVNRKKLAKEYEVSERSIHRDISDLRTFLVSTNSLSEIIYDDKTNSYVLINEDNQKLNNSEILAVCKILLDSRAFLKEEMITIINKLMKQCIPIENYAKVSKLVENEKFHYMELQHKKSFINDIWELGEAIQNHYKIEVEYMRMDKKKVKRIIQPVGIMFSEYYFYLLGHIENIDKDKCFENKEDIFPTIYRLDRIQNYKILNEHFSIIYKNRFEEGEFRKRVQFMTGGKLKKLTFKYKGNSLEAVLDKIPTAEILEQQEEYTVISAEVFGNGIDRWILSQGKDIEILENKK
- a CDS encoding ATP-binding protein — protein: MEYSFTQLEKEFDRLGIELTDEKLVGLNLLSSDGKITYEGILLSDQCTHKIKLIDYPDDGKVEVVTGSLITQYITLKEKMIQISTEMKYPVKAVLEVIKNMILHRDYTYNGDSIIRIYKDRIEFTSLGGLIGNLTVEGIRLGISVPRNLSLMKVFQEVGFTKGNGEGIQEMLSAYKEYKVKPVFKSIGGVFQVILPKPEYTLNGKIVSDKYRKVLEFMERKGTATNKEIQEHLNLKSTSVVNYLKEMLELKLIEKIREGRNISYKIKTSK